Proteins encoded within one genomic window of Glycine soja cultivar W05 chromosome 1, ASM419377v2, whole genome shotgun sequence:
- the LOC114404824 gene encoding uncharacterized protein LOC114404824 — protein MMESFSLMQSQFQSQMQSQGIALPLEPEVGPSGPRVSTKESCVVPSGNDPGTGDSDKCGLYIEENPSRLVALGRLYEGSTTVHNIPLLHGQVKVGVEEVKDTEALVPVPTDEVTLVGQTLNTFLAWPTHLVKRLSEQAAVSPTKPPESPDEEVDDPLYLMTLTIPQLFLKPLQVMWDATIFGVFNQNFPL, from the exons ATGATGGAATCCTTCAGCCTGATGCAGTCCCAGTTTCAGTCtcagatgcaatcacagggaaTTGCACTACCTCTAGAGCCAgaggttggtccctcaggtcctcgtgttagcacaaaggagagttgtgttgttccctcagggaacgatccagggacgggtgactcagacaaatgcggcctatatattgaagaaaatccttcccgcttggttgccctaggaagactttACGAGGGATCCACAAcagttcacaacatccctttgttgcatggccaagtcaaggttggtgttgaggaggttaaagatacAGAGGCTctcgttcctgtacccactgacgaGGTTACCTTAGTGGGACAGACACTTAACACTTTCCTTGCTTGGCCAACACATCTTGTgaagcgtttatcagaacaa GCAGCTGTGTCTCCAACAAAACCTCCAGAGAGCCCGGATGaagaggtcgatgatcccctgtacctgatgacattgaccatcccacaactgTTTTTGAAGCCGctccaggttatgtgggatgctaccataTTCGGGGTGTTTAATCAAAACTTCCCGTTGTAA